Proteins co-encoded in one Halorussus vallis genomic window:
- a CDS encoding SDR family NAD(P)-dependent oxidoreductase yields the protein MIRPDLDERVALVTGSAKGVGRELLFSLAERGASVAVHYRSSADAAKSVAEAARERGAPAAATVQGDVTDPDDVDAMFDAVEDELGTVDVLVNNVGPFAPRHWEEIPYEQWNTVIQANVNGTYLCCKRALPGMRDQEWGRIVNVGYASSEKGLVNPKNAPYFIAKAGVLMFTRMLANDTQHDGITVNAVSPYVVENSDEFPDDLPRGRPAGFGDVEQAMLFFLDDESGYISGENIEIDGGWLPETV from the coding sequence GTGATACGACCCGACCTCGACGAACGAGTGGCGCTGGTGACCGGGAGCGCGAAGGGCGTCGGCCGCGAGTTGCTGTTCTCGCTCGCCGAGCGCGGCGCGAGCGTGGCGGTCCACTACCGGTCGAGCGCCGACGCCGCCAAATCGGTCGCCGAGGCGGCTCGCGAGCGCGGCGCGCCTGCGGCCGCGACCGTGCAGGGGGACGTGACCGACCCCGACGACGTGGACGCGATGTTCGACGCGGTGGAGGACGAACTGGGCACCGTCGACGTGCTGGTGAACAACGTCGGCCCGTTCGCGCCCCGCCACTGGGAGGAGATTCCCTACGAGCAGTGGAACACCGTCATCCAGGCGAACGTCAACGGCACCTACCTCTGTTGCAAGCGCGCCCTGCCGGGGATGCGCGACCAGGAGTGGGGCCGCATCGTCAACGTCGGCTACGCCAGTTCCGAGAAGGGCCTCGTCAACCCGAAGAACGCGCCGTACTTCATCGCGAAGGCGGGCGTGCTGATGTTCACCCGGATGCTGGCCAACGACACCCAGCACGACGGAATCACCGTGAACGCCGTCTCGCCCTACGTGGTGGAGAACTCAGACGAGTTCCCCGACGACCTTCCGCGGGGTCGACCGGCCGGCTTCGGCGACGTCGAGCAGGCGATGCTGTTCTTCCTGGACGACGAAAGCGGCTACATCAGCGGCGAGAACATCGAGATAGACGGCGGGTGGCTTCCCGAGACGGTGTGA
- a CDS encoding DUF7532 family protein gives MSLDPRTRRALREAGVDEETLREALDAAADAADRDADRLESFFEEHDVVYSDMDLTHSADEYPEHAVEYADLFTHSEDVRGWLRFDTWGVYVEGGRPLDDGTVELTLGPTVHDRVRFASAREEL, from the coding sequence ATGAGTCTCGACCCTCGCACCCGACGTGCGCTCCGCGAGGCGGGCGTCGACGAGGAAACCCTGCGGGAGGCCCTCGACGCGGCCGCCGACGCGGCCGACCGCGACGCCGACCGACTCGAGTCGTTCTTCGAGGAGCACGACGTCGTCTACTCCGACATGGATTTGACGCACAGCGCCGACGAGTATCCCGAACACGCCGTCGAGTACGCCGACCTGTTCACCCACAGCGAGGACGTCCGGGGGTGGCTCCGCTTCGACACCTGGGGCGTCTACGTCGAGGGCGGCCGACCGTTGGACGACGGGACGGTCGAACTCACCCTCGGTCCGACCGTCCACGACCGGGTGCGCTTCGCGAGCGCCCGCGAGGAGCTATGA
- a CDS encoding geranylgeranyl reductase family protein — protein sequence MYDFVVVGAGPAGSRFSRRAAAAGYDVLALERGEVGRPLACSGHVSTDLWQFTPAGAREDLLQNEVYGARFHVGGPGSDDYPFYKREVVSNVIDRVGLDRCLAEAAREAGADLRENHSVSAVEEYPDWVEVTATGPDGTETFEARMVAGCDGPVSRVRSELGLPEPGEKLQGVLAFSEEDDPGDFVDVHLTAPRFFAWRIPRGDSGVEYGLAAPPGSDPSAKDLFDEFTAGYDVETSHFCAGMIPVGPADSVTSRRGFLLGDAAAQTKPFTGGGILYGMTAADHAAREIDPDDPATLGDYERAWRDDLRTEIELGHWIRKAYSLPEPVQKVGLGAFSGEIGVHMDKPTSFFSVEHLKKMLKGS from the coding sequence ATGTACGATTTCGTCGTGGTGGGTGCGGGTCCGGCGGGGTCGCGTTTCTCGCGGCGCGCCGCGGCGGCGGGCTACGACGTGCTCGCGCTCGAACGGGGCGAGGTCGGCAGACCCCTCGCGTGTTCGGGCCACGTCAGCACCGACCTCTGGCAGTTCACGCCCGCGGGCGCTCGCGAGGACCTCCTCCAGAACGAGGTGTACGGCGCGCGCTTCCACGTCGGCGGTCCGGGGAGCGACGACTACCCCTTCTACAAGCGCGAGGTCGTCTCGAACGTCATCGACCGGGTCGGCCTCGACAGATGCCTCGCCGAGGCCGCCCGCGAGGCGGGCGCCGACCTCCGGGAGAACCACAGCGTCTCCGCGGTCGAGGAGTACCCCGACTGGGTCGAGGTCACCGCGACCGGCCCCGACGGCACCGAGACGTTCGAGGCGAGGATGGTCGCGGGTTGCGACGGTCCCGTATCCCGCGTCCGGTCCGAACTCGGCCTGCCCGAACCGGGCGAGAAACTCCAGGGCGTGCTGGCGTTCTCCGAGGAGGACGACCCCGGCGACTTCGTCGACGTCCACCTCACGGCGCCGCGCTTCTTCGCCTGGCGCATCCCCCGGGGCGACTCGGGCGTCGAGTACGGCCTCGCCGCGCCGCCGGGGTCGGACCCCTCCGCGAAGGACCTCTTCGACGAGTTCACCGCGGGTTACGACGTCGAAACCAGCCACTTCTGCGCCGGGATGATTCCGGTCGGACCCGCCGACTCGGTGACGAGTCGGCGGGGGTTCCTGCTGGGCGACGCGGCCGCCCAGACCAAGCCGTTCACCGGCGGCGGCATCCTCTACGGGATGACCGCCGCCGACCACGCCGCCCGCGAGATAGACCCCGACGACCCCGCGACCTTGGGAGACTACGAACGGGCGTGGCGCGACGACCTGCGCACCGAGATCGAACTCGGTCACTGGATTCGGAAGGCCTACTCGCTACCCGAACCGGTTCAGAAGGTCGGCCTCGGGGCGTTCTCGGGCGAGATCGGCGTCCACATGGACAAGCCGACCTCGTTCTTCTCGGTCGAGCATCTGAAGAAGATGCTGAAGGGGTCGTGA
- a CDS encoding riboflavin synthase translates to MFTGIVEEVGEVREVADAEDGRRVTVAGDEVAADLERGQSVSVSGVCLTVEEHGPGWFEVFLASETVAKTYLGGIEAGDEVNLERAMAADGRFDGHLVQGHVDTTTEVVDVREVGEDWTYEFAIPEGYGQYVVNKGSVALDGISLTVAERGEDTFTVAIIPETRAVTNFSEKEPGDPVHLEVDAIAKYAERLLEESGAGV, encoded by the coding sequence ATGTTTACCGGAATCGTTGAGGAGGTCGGCGAGGTGCGCGAGGTCGCCGACGCCGAGGACGGGCGGCGGGTGACCGTCGCCGGCGATGAGGTCGCGGCCGACCTCGAACGCGGGCAGAGCGTCAGCGTCAGCGGCGTCTGTCTCACCGTCGAGGAGCACGGTCCGGGCTGGTTCGAGGTGTTCCTCGCGAGCGAGACGGTCGCGAAGACCTACCTCGGCGGAATCGAGGCGGGCGACGAGGTGAACCTCGAACGCGCGATGGCCGCCGACGGCCGCTTCGACGGCCACCTCGTCCAGGGTCACGTCGACACGACCACCGAGGTCGTGGATGTCCGGGAGGTCGGCGAGGACTGGACCTACGAGTTCGCCATCCCCGAGGGCTACGGCCAGTACGTCGTCAACAAGGGGTCGGTCGCGCTCGACGGCATCAGCCTCACGGTCGCCGAGCGAGGCGAAGACACCTTCACGGTCGCCATCATCCCGGAGACGCGCGCGGTGACGAACTTCTCGGAGAAGGAACCGGGCGACCCGGTCCACCTCGAAGTCGACGCGATAGCCAAGTACGCGGAGCGACTGCTGGAGGAGTCGGGCGCCGGGGTGTAG
- a CDS encoding DUF402 domain-containing protein, producing MSDAGPRVRVRGIYTTALTERFCEDFRVVQASPPIRRRFDAEFPEREYDATVETTDDRQGVGISGATEAVERVADELADIGRDTFRWADPAPRGAVFDAEITETLGGGAVVDLGDREGYLSFGKVDRRVHEGDRVRVQVHDPAPPWVSGRPSLGTDVQAFGGVVSLSKGIDRVVAAGDDATRTELARTTEMLPTKAPDGWGIRWERAAAEASVDAMDGALSRAAETAAEIDAALADAPASPEDASSGDLPRRLVAPEATDWCWFGRESRFELDALRRELTTTMPGHHRVKAARSSASTAVDFVEDLCDLSGDFPTGAVLRQFGPEEGRKLKIVHGKPDGRCFALGRGEVTAFDPEAGKATVRREMSGGGTYDALGTRRESGDVAITKFREGRWWYPTAYRSADGESKGTYVNVCTPVELFPDAARYVDLHVDVVRHPDGTVERVDDDELDDAVATGDVSEPLAEQARSVAASVENALQ from the coding sequence ATGAGCGACGCCGGTCCCCGCGTCCGCGTTCGGGGCATCTACACCACCGCCTTGACCGAGCGATTCTGCGAAGATTTCCGGGTGGTACAGGCCTCGCCGCCCATCCGACGGCGCTTCGACGCCGAGTTCCCCGAACGGGAGTACGACGCGACCGTCGAGACGACCGACGACAGACAGGGCGTCGGGATCTCCGGGGCGACCGAGGCGGTCGAGCGCGTCGCCGACGAACTGGCCGACATCGGCCGGGACACCTTCCGATGGGCCGACCCGGCCCCGCGCGGCGCGGTGTTCGACGCCGAGATAACCGAGACGCTGGGCGGCGGCGCGGTGGTCGACCTCGGCGACCGCGAAGGCTACCTCTCGTTCGGAAAGGTCGACCGGCGGGTCCACGAGGGCGACCGCGTGCGCGTGCAGGTCCACGACCCCGCGCCGCCGTGGGTGAGCGGGCGGCCCTCGCTCGGCACCGACGTCCAGGCGTTCGGCGGGGTCGTCAGCCTCTCGAAGGGCATCGACCGCGTCGTCGCCGCCGGCGACGACGCGACCCGCACGGAACTGGCCCGGACCACCGAGATGCTCCCGACCAAGGCGCCCGACGGGTGGGGCATCCGCTGGGAGCGTGCCGCCGCGGAGGCGAGCGTCGACGCGATGGACGGCGCGCTCTCGCGGGCCGCCGAGACGGCCGCCGAAATCGACGCCGCGCTGGCGGACGCGCCGGCGTCGCCCGAAGACGCGTCTTCGGGCGACCTGCCCCGCCGCCTCGTCGCGCCCGAAGCGACCGACTGGTGCTGGTTCGGCCGCGAGTCGAGGTTCGAACTCGACGCGCTCCGCCGGGAATTGACGACGACCATGCCCGGCCACCACCGCGTGAAGGCCGCCCGGAGTTCCGCGAGCACGGCCGTCGACTTCGTCGAGGACCTCTGCGACCTGAGCGGCGACTTCCCGACCGGCGCGGTGCTCCGGCAGTTCGGCCCCGAGGAGGGCCGGAAGCTGAAGATCGTCCACGGCAAGCCCGACGGCCGGTGCTTCGCGCTCGGCCGCGGCGAGGTCACCGCCTTCGACCCCGAGGCGGGGAAGGCGACGGTCCGCCGCGAGATGAGCGGCGGCGGCACCTACGACGCGCTCGGCACCCGACGCGAGTCGGGCGACGTGGCGATCACGAAGTTCCGCGAGGGCCGGTGGTGGTACCCCACGGCCTACCGGAGCGCCGACGGCGAGTCGAAGGGGACCTACGTCAACGTCTGCACGCCCGTCGAGTTGTTCCCCGACGCGGCGCGCTACGTCGACCTCCACGTCGACGTGGTGCGCCACCCCGACGGCACCGTCGAGCGGGTCGACGACGACGAACTCGACGACGCGGTGGCGACCGGCGACGTCTCCGAACCGCTGGCAGAGCAGGCCCGGAGCGTCGCCGCGAGCGTCGAGAACGCTCTACAGTAG
- a CDS encoding NifU family protein → MSESDDSLQARVERWLTGQMPIISMHGGESAVQKADPDTGEVVVELGGACSGCAISPRTAQNIKLDLVKDFEEVEDVTVRVADDGTGDWDIDQPESVMGIDRNEGGRGGRGEGSPNSDFF, encoded by the coding sequence ATGAGCGAATCCGACGACTCCCTGCAGGCCCGGGTCGAGCGCTGGCTCACCGGCCAGATGCCCATCATCAGCATGCACGGCGGCGAGAGCGCCGTCCAGAAGGCCGACCCCGACACCGGCGAGGTCGTCGTGGAACTCGGCGGGGCGTGCTCCGGTTGCGCCATCAGCCCCCGGACCGCCCAGAACATCAAACTCGACCTCGTGAAGGACTTCGAGGAGGTCGAGGACGTGACGGTGCGAGTCGCCGACGACGGCACGGGCGACTGGGACATCGACCAACCCGAGAGCGTCATGGGCATCGACCGCAACGAGGGCGGCCGCGGGGGCCGCGGCGAGGGGTCGCCGAACAGCGATTTCTTCTAG
- a CDS encoding universal stress protein, translated as MALDTILLAVGPGDAERTDALAKAAIDVAGPSGATVVLAHVFTQDEFDDVVDRLAYDPTGEIDPDEVAARHATIKELTNALSSAGVDYRVRGAVGPHGQSIVDIANDVSADRVLVGGRTRSPTGKAVFGSTAQEVMLSAPCPVTFVRSD; from the coding sequence ATGGCTCTGGATACGATACTGCTCGCGGTCGGGCCCGGCGACGCCGAGCGCACGGACGCGCTCGCGAAGGCCGCCATCGACGTGGCCGGACCGTCGGGGGCGACGGTCGTACTGGCCCACGTGTTCACGCAGGACGAGTTCGACGACGTGGTCGACCGCCTCGCGTACGACCCGACCGGCGAGATTGACCCAGACGAGGTGGCCGCCCGCCACGCCACCATCAAGGAACTGACCAACGCGCTCTCGTCGGCGGGCGTCGACTACCGAGTCCGCGGCGCGGTCGGCCCCCACGGCCAGAGCATCGTCGACATCGCCAACGACGTTTCGGCCGACCGCGTGCTCGTCGGCGGACGCACACGCTCGCCCACCGGCAAGGCCGTCTTCGGTAGCACCGCCCAGGAAGTGATGCTATCGGCGCCCTGCCCGGTGACGTTCGTCCGGAGCGACTGA
- a CDS encoding LVIVD repeat-containing protein, which produces MHRREFLGGVAGATVVASAGIETAAGHAGPYRPLGSVDIANAKEAVPDPKGGYAYVATTDGFAVVDLAIPSEPQVVAERTGIMGERETGPLRDIYDVKVEGDRLVAAGPANPIQGDVLQGFALFDVSDPKNPKRVGFHETTYPIHNCFIRDKKVYLTGNHASSRPNGGTKNANPLVIVDVSGDDPTEIARWSLLSRDKRWGKVPSGIRTIHDVWVGGGRAYLAHWDAGTYILDVSDPKNPTYVTRLGGRPIDELLSVPKDAVRAHVLRPPGNAHYAMPNDDGSLVGVNKEAWEAEGKGGPGGLDLWDVSNPKNPKKLSTIDAPPSPDPQIGGTWTTSHNFDIVGERLFTSWYQGGVKVHDISDPANPKRLTWWRQPQEASFWTAKRVKPRFFIASSYGRRNNGRGGLYVFPNHAGQQKDAPPLTTTGTGNGTGTGSNASSGSATTKVALSDDQTTTRATTESSGGSGGVPGFGIPATLAALLGAGAWRKFRK; this is translated from the coding sequence ATGCACCGGCGCGAGTTTCTAGGGGGTGTCGCCGGAGCGACCGTGGTCGCTTCCGCCGGAATCGAAACCGCCGCGGGCCACGCCGGCCCGTACCGACCGCTCGGAAGCGTCGACATCGCCAACGCCAAGGAGGCGGTCCCCGACCCGAAGGGCGGCTACGCCTACGTCGCCACGACCGACGGGTTCGCCGTCGTCGACCTCGCGATTCCGAGCGAACCGCAGGTCGTCGCCGAGCGGACCGGCATCATGGGCGAGCGCGAAACCGGCCCGCTCCGGGACATCTACGACGTGAAGGTCGAGGGCGACCGCCTCGTGGCGGCCGGCCCGGCGAACCCGATTCAGGGCGACGTTCTGCAGGGGTTCGCACTGTTCGACGTGAGCGACCCGAAGAACCCGAAGCGGGTCGGCTTCCACGAGACGACCTACCCCATCCACAACTGCTTCATCCGGGACAAGAAGGTCTACCTCACCGGCAACCACGCCAGTTCGCGCCCCAACGGCGGGACGAAGAACGCGAACCCGCTGGTCATCGTCGACGTGAGCGGCGACGACCCGACCGAGATCGCGCGCTGGTCGCTGCTCAGCCGCGACAAACGGTGGGGGAAGGTACCCTCGGGCATCCGAACCATCCACGACGTGTGGGTCGGCGGCGGCCGGGCCTACCTCGCCCACTGGGACGCCGGGACGTACATCCTCGACGTGAGCGACCCGAAGAACCCGACGTACGTCACTCGCCTCGGGGGCCGACCCATCGACGAACTGCTCTCGGTACCCAAGGACGCGGTCCGGGCCCACGTCCTCCGGCCGCCGGGCAACGCCCACTACGCGATGCCCAACGACGACGGAAGCCTGGTGGGGGTCAACAAGGAGGCTTGGGAGGCCGAGGGGAAGGGCGGCCCAGGCGGGCTGGACCTCTGGGACGTCTCGAACCCGAAGAACCCGAAGAAGCTCTCGACCATCGACGCGCCGCCGTCGCCCGACCCCCAGATAGGCGGAACCTGGACCACCTCGCACAACTTCGACATCGTCGGCGAGCGCCTGTTCACCTCGTGGTACCAGGGCGGCGTGAAGGTACACGACATCAGCGACCCGGCGAATCCGAAGCGGTTGACGTGGTGGCGCCAGCCCCAGGAGGCGTCGTTCTGGACGGCCAAGCGGGTCAAGCCGCGGTTCTTCATCGCCAGTAGCTACGGCCGGCGGAACAACGGCCGGGGCGGCCTCTACGTCTTTCCGAACCACGCCGGCCAGCAGAAGGACGCTCCGCCGCTGACGACGACGGGAACCGGGAACGGAACCGGCACCGGGTCGAACGCCTCGAGCGGGTCGGCCACGACGAAGGTGGCGCTCTCGGACGACCAGACCACGACCCGGGCTACTACCGAGAGTTCCGGCGGTTCGGGCGGCGTTCCCGGGTTCGGGATTCCGGCGACGCTCGCGGCGCTTCTGGGCGCGGGCGCGTGGCGGAAGTTCCGGAAGTGA
- a CDS encoding ROK family protein yields MAYYAGVDLGATNVRAAVADDQGDVVSVHRMNTPQGPTGIAVTEAVLECLREASADADVDPTRIRAAGIGSIGPLDLAAGAIDNPANLPDTVDRIPLTGPVGELIDSDRVYLHNDTVAGVIGERFNSDRNPDDMVYLTISSGIGAGVCVDGEVLAGWDGNAGEVGHMVVDPHGRRTCGCGREGHWEAYCSGNNIPKYAKLLAEDDPGLDTELPLDDPDFDAVDVFSHAGEDEFADHVVEQLVHWNTLGVTNIVQAYAPLVIYIGGAVALNNEELVVDPVRERLQQQVFNNVPDVQLTTLGDDVVLEGAIASALTEGTGDRSRLAR; encoded by the coding sequence ATGGCGTACTACGCGGGCGTTGACCTCGGCGCGACGAACGTGCGAGCGGCGGTCGCCGACGACCAGGGGGACGTCGTGAGCGTCCACCGGATGAACACGCCGCAGGGGCCGACCGGCATCGCGGTCACGGAGGCCGTGCTGGAGTGCCTCCGCGAGGCGAGCGCCGACGCCGACGTCGACCCCACGCGAATTCGAGCGGCCGGCATCGGCTCCATCGGCCCGCTCGACCTGGCGGCGGGTGCAATCGACAACCCGGCGAACCTCCCCGACACCGTGGACCGCATCCCGCTGACGGGGCCCGTCGGCGAACTCATCGACTCCGACCGCGTCTACCTCCACAACGACACGGTCGCCGGCGTCATCGGCGAGCGCTTCAACAGCGACCGTAACCCCGACGACATGGTGTATCTCACCATCTCGTCGGGCATCGGCGCGGGCGTCTGCGTCGATGGCGAGGTGCTGGCGGGGTGGGACGGCAACGCGGGCGAGGTCGGCCACATGGTCGTCGACCCACACGGCCGGCGCACCTGCGGGTGCGGCCGCGAGGGCCACTGGGAGGCGTACTGCTCGGGCAACAACATCCCGAAGTACGCGAAACTCCTCGCCGAGGACGACCCGGGCCTCGACACCGAACTCCCGCTCGACGACCCCGACTTCGACGCGGTGGACGTCTTCTCCCACGCGGGCGAGGACGAGTTCGCCGACCACGTGGTCGAACAACTGGTCCACTGGAACACCCTCGGCGTGACCAACATCGTCCAGGCCTACGCGCCGCTGGTCATCTACATCGGCGGCGCGGTCGCGCTGAACAACGAGGAACTCGTCGTCGACCCCGTCCGCGAACGCCTCCAACAGCAGGTGTTCAACAACGTCCCGGACGTCCAACTGACGACGCTCGGCGACGACGTGGTGCTGGAGGGCGCCATCGCCAGCGCGCTGACCGAGGGGACCGGCGACCGCTCGCGCCTCGCCAGATAG
- a CDS encoding PrsW family intramembrane metalloprotease, translating to MERERDPVEEGATDSADLYDIATWERRSRLDGFASRVYRGVQISARAIVIVLAVLILLAQVALTGLAVAFSRPIIGAFVLLSVVPAFALAAYIWYADVTTNEPLTLLVGTFVLGVLFAGFAAIINTLAGAVTAIPLVGMALFFYFVVAPVEETVKWLAVRLYAFRSDRFDAVIDGAVYGAMAGLGFATIENAIYITQGLSDTATVGSQAVITAGQTAAVRLLAGPGHVIYSAFAGYYLGLAKFNRENAGPIAVKGLLIAAFIHATYNTAVTYLTPALAVLEAAFDVAVAPGVAFIAFILVYDGVFGYLLYRKISKYKKAYKQVNMSESVTFEDSERFPDADDSATERVDAPHGFESAESPENARTVDDSEASDDRATESRRDRFDDWD from the coding sequence ATGGAACGGGAACGCGACCCGGTCGAGGAAGGAGCGACGGACTCGGCCGACCTCTACGATATCGCGACGTGGGAGCGCAGAAGTCGGCTGGACGGATTCGCGAGCCGCGTCTACCGGGGCGTCCAGATCTCCGCGCGGGCCATCGTCATCGTGCTCGCGGTCCTCATCCTCCTCGCCCAGGTCGCGCTGACCGGCCTGGCTGTCGCGTTCAGTCGCCCGATAATCGGAGCGTTCGTCCTCCTGTCGGTCGTCCCGGCGTTCGCGCTGGCCGCCTACATCTGGTACGCCGACGTGACGACGAACGAACCGCTCACGCTGTTGGTCGGGACGTTCGTCCTCGGCGTGCTGTTCGCCGGGTTCGCGGCGATCATCAACACCCTCGCCGGCGCGGTGACGGCGATTCCGCTGGTCGGGATGGCGCTGTTCTTCTACTTCGTCGTGGCGCCGGTCGAGGAGACGGTCAAGTGGCTCGCGGTTCGACTCTACGCCTTCCGGAGCGACCGCTTCGACGCGGTCATCGACGGCGCGGTGTACGGCGCGATGGCGGGGCTGGGCTTCGCCACCATCGAGAACGCCATCTACATCACCCAGGGGCTGAGCGACACCGCCACCGTCGGCTCGCAGGCGGTCATCACCGCGGGCCAGACCGCCGCCGTGCGCCTGCTGGCCGGCCCGGGTCACGTCATCTACTCGGCGTTCGCGGGCTACTACCTCGGACTGGCGAAGTTCAACCGCGAGAACGCCGGTCCCATCGCGGTGAAGGGCCTGCTCATCGCGGCGTTCATCCACGCGACGTACAACACCGCGGTCACCTACCTCACCCCGGCGCTGGCCGTCCTGGAGGCCGCCTTCGACGTCGCGGTCGCGCCCGGCGTGGCGTTCATCGCCTTCATCCTCGTCTACGACGGCGTGTTCGGCTACCTGCTCTACCGCAAGATTTCGAAGTACAAGAAGGCCTACAAGCAGGTCAACATGAGCGAGAGCGTCACGTTCGAGGACTCCGAGCGGTTCCCCGACGCCGACGACTCTGCGACCGAGCGGGTCGACGCGCCCCACGGCTTCGAGTCGGCCGAGTCACCCGAGAACGCCCGGACCGTCGACGACTCCGAGGCGTCCGACGACCGCGCGACCGAATCCCGCCGCGACCGGTTCGACGACTGGGACTGA